Within Candidatus Cloacimonadota bacterium, the genomic segment GGAAATCTACCGCTCGCGCCTGAGCGGCTTCTACAACGGCTATTACCACGCCTTCCTGATTCTCGGGGTGGGTCTGTACGAGATCTATTTTGCGACGCGTCACATCAGCAATGTGTTGTGGTGGGAA encodes:
- a CDS encoding fatty acid hydroxylase family protein, encoding MELVHSPMGLRQRKYREIYRSRLSGFYNGYYHAFLILGVGLYEIYFATRHISNVLWWE